Proteins encoded together in one Chitinophaga varians window:
- a CDS encoding SO2930 family diheme c-type cytochrome, which yields MRKPCLLLLMFVSLLAWLNSCQQKPAGQGNTGFAFKEKLSDYGFFTGELKALVPRKGVVRYELSTPLFTDYAVKDRFVVLPEGKAAKYTTHGALDFPDSTFIIKNFAYTSPEHKKVMIETRLLFKDPAGKGWKVMNYLWNDQQTDAVKWILGKKIPITLLDDNGEKISTTYQMPNTNDCKRCHINNSVLTPIGPKARNLNFTLAGQASNQLQQWAAAGMLQGMPALKDVPQLPDWKDSTHYSVDQRARAYLDVNCAHCHTKGGDAFNTGLFLEYEQTGHDQLGIMKQPVSAGGGAGGLDYDVIPGDPVHSILVHRMNSTEPGTAMPELARTVIHKEGVALIRQWVAGMPRQ from the coding sequence ATGAGGAAGCCTTGTTTGCTGTTATTGATGTTTGTTTCCCTGCTGGCATGGCTCAACAGCTGCCAGCAGAAACCTGCGGGCCAGGGAAACACCGGTTTTGCGTTTAAAGAAAAACTGTCTGATTATGGATTTTTTACGGGCGAGCTGAAAGCGCTGGTTCCCCGTAAAGGCGTGGTGCGTTATGAGCTGTCAACGCCACTGTTTACCGACTATGCGGTAAAAGACCGTTTCGTGGTGCTGCCGGAAGGCAAAGCGGCGAAATATACCACCCATGGCGCACTGGATTTTCCGGACTCCACTTTTATCATCAAAAACTTCGCGTATACCAGTCCGGAACATAAGAAGGTGATGATAGAAACACGGCTGCTGTTCAAAGATCCGGCTGGCAAGGGCTGGAAAGTAATGAACTATCTCTGGAACGATCAACAGACAGACGCGGTGAAGTGGATACTGGGCAAAAAAATTCCGATCACCCTGCTGGACGATAACGGAGAAAAAATTTCCACTACCTACCAGATGCCCAATACCAATGACTGTAAACGTTGCCATATCAACAACAGCGTACTGACGCCCATCGGACCGAAAGCGCGCAATCTCAATTTCACGCTGGCAGGACAGGCGTCCAACCAGCTGCAGCAATGGGCCGCTGCCGGTATGTTGCAGGGGATGCCGGCATTGAAAGACGTGCCGCAGCTGCCAGATTGGAAAGACAGTACGCACTACTCCGTTGACCAGCGCGCCAGGGCCTACCTCGATGTGAACTGCGCCCACTGCCACACAAAAGGCGGCGACGCGTTTAATACCGGACTGTTCCTCGAATACGAGCAAACCGGCCATGACCAGCTCGGTATCATGAAACAGCCGGTATCTGCCGGCGGCGGCGCCGGAGGACTGGACTACGACGTGATCCCCGGCGACCCGGTGCATTCTATACTGGTACACCGGATGAACAGCACAGAGCCGGGTACGGCCATGCCGGAACTGGCGCGTACTGTGATCCACAAAGAGGGCGTAGCGTTGATACGTCAGTGGGTGGCCGGGATGCCCCGTCAGTAA
- a CDS encoding LytR/AlgR family response regulator transcription factor: MIHCIIVDDEPIAHEILEEYILRCGRITIVGHARNAVEALALLEKYAIDLIFLDIQMPLISGLTFLKNLERPPAVIFTTAYQEYAIDGFELNAVDYLLKPFSYDRFLKAIDKIKTEKTVTPERSYFFSNNNRSTEKIYHDDILYIEAVGDYMKIHLSDRYLLQRSTLKALEEELPADEFIRVHKSYIVPVKKIIAIKKDTLYLSKSLTIPVSQSYKEQLIQKFRV; this comes from the coding sequence ATGATACACTGTATTATAGTAGATGACGAGCCTATCGCTCATGAAATTCTGGAAGAATATATACTGCGTTGCGGACGCATTACCATCGTGGGCCATGCCCGCAATGCCGTGGAGGCGCTTGCATTGCTGGAGAAATACGCCATAGACCTGATCTTTTTAGACATACAAATGCCGCTGATCAGTGGCCTTACCTTTTTAAAAAACCTGGAACGTCCTCCCGCAGTGATTTTCACCACGGCTTACCAGGAATATGCGATCGATGGTTTTGAACTGAACGCAGTAGATTATCTCTTAAAACCTTTCTCCTATGACCGGTTTTTGAAGGCCATTGATAAAATAAAGACGGAGAAAACGGTTACGCCGGAGCGCAGTTATTTTTTTTCCAATAATAACCGTTCCACTGAAAAGATATACCATGATGATATCCTGTACATCGAAGCTGTGGGAGACTATATGAAGATCCATCTCTCAGACAGGTATTTGCTGCAACGGTCAACATTAAAGGCGCTGGAAGAGGAATTGCCTGCTGATGAATTTATCAGGGTGCATAAATCCTACATTGTTCCGGTAAAGAAGATCATCGCGATTAAAAAAGATACCCTTTATCTTTCCAAGAGCCTGACGATCCCTGTCAGCCAGTCATACAAAGAACAACTAATCCAAAAATTCAGGGTATAA